The following proteins are encoded in a genomic region of Oncorhynchus kisutch isolate 150728-3 linkage group LG6, Okis_V2, whole genome shotgun sequence:
- the LOC109891871 gene encoding tryptase, translating into MIAFSCGGSLLTEEWVLTAAHCVDPNDNPIPDRSFIRLGTHSLNEPSVFYRSISRIVSHPQYQKQCLALLHDIALVKMSKKVSFSSLVKPMSLPKPSDTFDSRSKCFVAGWGDVGTNVELSGNRTLQELKLPIVKQSTCKKKFPELTDNMLCAGSMKKGKDSYQGDSGWPLVCRSSGEIVQVGIMSFGNTNGCDLKGFPGVYTSVKCYMDFISETITSDRQASAEA; encoded by the exons ATGATAGCTTTTAGCTGTGGCGGATCCCTCCTTACTGAGGAATGGGTGCTCACCGCTGCACACTGTGTTGACCc GAATGACAACCCTATTCCAGACCGTTCCTTCATTCGTTTGGGGACACACAGCCTGAATGAGCCATCAGTGTTTTATCGATCCATCTCACGCATCGTCAGTCACCCACAGTACCAGAAACAGTGTTTGGCCCTGCTGCACGACATCGCTTTGGTGAAGATGAGTAAAAAGGTGTCCTTTTCCTCCCTGGTGAAGCCCATGTCCCTGCCCAAACCAAGTGATACCTTTGACTCAAGGTCGAAGTGCTTCGTCGCTGGCTGGGGCGATGTCGGGACCAATG TGGAATTGTCTGGTAATAGGACCCTCCAGGAGCTGAAGTTGCCCATCGTGAAACAGAGCACCTGTAAGAAAAAGTTTCCAGAACTCACTGACAACATGCTGTGTGCTGGCTCCATGAAAAAAGGGAAAGACTCCTATCAG GGTGACTCTGGTTGGCCATTGGTTTGTCGCTCATCTGGTGAGATTGTCCAGGTGGGAATCATGAGTTTTGGGAATACCAATGGCTGTGATTTGAAAGGCTTCCCTGGAGTCTACACCAGTGTGAAATGCTACATGGACTTCATCAGCGAGACTATAACCTCAGACAGACAGGCTTCTGCTGAGGCCTAG